Genomic DNA from Jejubacter calystegiae:
CCTGCTATGGGGGCCTTAATGTTTGCGTTAGTGGTTATCATAACCATGGTGGCGGCGATGAGTTTTGACCCGCGATTGTCGTGGGATCGCACGCCGGAGCCGGCTCATGAGGAGTTAACTGAGCATGGAAAATAATAACGGAGAAGCCCAGGTGCGCAAAGTAAGACGCTGGTCGCCGGTGTGGATCTTCCCCATTGTGACGGCGCTGATTGGTGCCTGGATACTGTTTTATCACTACAGCCATCTGGGGCCGGAAGTGACTTTGATCACCACTTCTGCGGAAGGGATCGAAGGGGGAAAGACCGCGATCAAAAGCCGCAGCGTTGATGTCGGCGTGGTGGAAAGCGCGGTATTGAGTGACGATCTGCACCACGTGGAGATTAAAGCGCGTCTCAATGCCGGTATGGACAAGCTGCTGCACAAAGATTCCGTCTTCTGGGTGGTTAAACCCCAGATTGGCCGTGAAGGAGTAACCGGGCTGGGGACGCTGCTTTCCGGCGCCTACATTGAATTGCAGCCCGGCAGCAAAGGTGAAGCGCCGGAGCAGTACGAACTGCTGGACTCCCCGCCGCTGGCGCCGCCCGATGCCAAAGGGATTCGGGTGGTGCTGGAAAGCAGCCGCGCCGGTCAGTTGAATGCCGGGGATCCGGTGCTGTTCCGTGGCTATCCGGTGGGTAACGTCGAAACCAGCGAGTTCGATCCCAAGACCCGTAGCATTCACTACCAGCTGTTTGTGAAGGCGCCTTATGACCGTCTGGTTACCGCCAACGTACGTTTCTGGAAGGACAGCGGTATTGCGGTGGATATGTCCTCTTCCGGCATGCGGGTGGAGATGGGCTCGCTTACTACGCTGTTTAGCGGCGGCGTCAGCTTCGACGTGCCGGAGGGCTGGCCGCAGGGCGAGCCAGTGGCGAATCAGGCTGAATTCACGTTATTTGACGATCATAAGAGCATTCAGGATTCACTCTATACCCAGCATGTGGATTTCCTGATGTTCTTCCAGGACTCTATCCGCGGCTTGCAACCCGGTGCGCCAGTGGAATTCCGCGGCATCCG
This window encodes:
- the pqiB gene encoding intermembrane transport protein PqiB, which encodes MENNNGEAQVRKVRRWSPVWIFPIVTALIGAWILFYHYSHLGPEVTLITTSAEGIEGGKTAIKSRSVDVGVVESAVLSDDLHHVEIKARLNAGMDKLLHKDSVFWVVKPQIGREGVTGLGTLLSGAYIELQPGSKGEAPEQYELLDSPPLAPPDAKGIRVVLESSRAGQLNAGDPVLFRGYPVGNVETSEFDPKTRSIHYQLFVKAPYDRLVTANVRFWKDSGIAVDMSSSGMRVEMGSLTTLFSGGVSFDVPEGWPQGEPVANQAEFTLFDDHKSIQDSLYTQHVDFLMFFQDSIRGLQPGAPVEFRGIRLGTVSEVPFSVPGLQQKLNTDYRIPVLIRIEPERVESQLGENPDVQAHLEELLKRGLRASLKTGNLVTGQLYIDLDFYPKEEPVKGMRSFSGYPIIPTVSGGLAQIQQRLMDVLDKINNLPLNPMIEQATNTLSESQRTMQRLQKTVDSLNQIMGSQSMQQLPQDMQKTLQELNRSMKGFQPGSAAYNKMVGDMQRLDQVLRELQPVLRTLNDKSNALVFEAKQKKDPQPKRAKE